From one Microbulbifer sp. A4B17 genomic stretch:
- a CDS encoding RCC1 domain-containing protein: MPSDLGNVVSLDSGYYHTCSLNNLGKVNCWGDNSIAGQVDVPSDLSDVTKLHSGIHNNCAETTFGAVCWGKNDYGQSSIWYDLVDYDVGDDHVCGFNKDKVMCFGKEHNEPELLNVPSGVSGPKAIGVGRFHSCVWADTGMHCWGREGEHLIFPADLTDVTEIDASTSHTCAIDNGAVVCWGSNTNGVLNVPTNILQPHKLNTGTNHNCVLDGETTARCWGANYRNQSSDRYNLTNPVGVAAGGSFPYPHSEDDGHSCVADDYGVDCWGSSSNGVLSIPFGLTNVVDLHAGWRATCALEANGEVTCWGDSINENIVDTLNIGNVTKIEGYNGGICAENRRKLSCSGLGGALLINR, encoded by the coding sequence GTGCCTAGTGATTTAGGCAACGTCGTTAGCTTGGATAGTGGTTATTATCATACTTGTTCCTTAAATAATCTCGGTAAAGTAAATTGCTGGGGTGACAATAGTATAGCCGGGCAAGTTGACGTGCCCTCCGACTTATCCGATGTAACCAAATTGCATAGCGGGATCCATAACAACTGTGCTGAGACTACTTTTGGTGCTGTATGTTGGGGTAAAAATGATTATGGTCAATCTTCAATTTGGTATGATTTAGTCGACTACGATGTCGGTGACGATCATGTGTGTGGTTTTAATAAAGACAAAGTGATGTGCTTTGGAAAGGAGCATAATGAGCCTGAACTTCTTAATGTTCCTTCTGGTGTAAGTGGGCCGAAGGCAATTGGAGTTGGTAGATTTCACAGCTGTGTATGGGCTGATACGGGTATGCACTGTTGGGGCAGGGAGGGTGAGCATTTAATTTTTCCTGCGGACTTAACAGATGTTACGGAGATTGACGCGTCAACCTCACATACTTGCGCCATCGATAATGGAGCAGTTGTGTGCTGGGGGTCAAATACCAATGGTGTTTTAAATGTTCCAACCAATATTTTACAGCCACATAAATTAAATACCGGTACGAACCATAATTGCGTTTTGGATGGAGAAACCACTGCAAGATGTTGGGGAGCGAATTATCGAAACCAATCTAGTGATCGATATAACCTAACAAACCCAGTAGGTGTTGCTGCTGGAGGTAGTTTCCCTTATCCCCATAGCGAAGATGATGGCCACAGCTGTGTTGCTGATGATTATGGTGTAGATTGCTGGGGTAGTAGTTCTAATGGGGTGCTTAGTATTCCCTTCGGGCTCACTAACGTCGTTGATTTACATGCTGGCTGGAGAGCAACCTGTGCCCTTGAGGCGAATGGCGAAGTTACTTGTTGGGGGGATTCAATAAACGAGAATATAGTGGATACCCTGAATATAGGTAATGTAACCAAGATCGAAGGATATAATGGGGGTATTTGTGCGGAGAATAGACGTAAATTAAGTTGTAGTGGTCTTGGCGGGGCACTGTTAATCAATCGCTAG
- a CDS encoding alkyl/aryl-sulfatase, with protein sequence MRSLILMWFLSFFLIACGSEPKTRTEALNTEIKPASKATISHNRSLAKQLPFSDETDFLLAKRGFIESIPGALVKNTEGREVYGLSQMQFLQGNPPDTVNPSLWRQAQLNVLNNGLFKVVDGIYQVRSLDLANMTLVQGKSGWIVIDPLTSAETAAAALELANKALGEQPVSAVIFTHSHADHFAGITGVLTKEQLASGSIDIIAPEGFAEEAISENVRTGNVMQRRALYQFGNLLPSSPEGFVSSGLGNRVSDGEHGIATPTIEISENGAEMKVDGVDIVFINTPGAEAPAEIVFFFPQFNALCMSEIANHTLHNIYTLRGAKTRDAKAWSRYIEYAMERFGDKTEVVFSSHHWPTWGKNEAMDYLAKQRDLYKYIHDQTLRLANHGYDMVEVAERLELPENLSQAWANRGYYGTVNVGAKAVYNRYLGYFDGNPANLHPVPQEEAAEYYVDYMGGEEAIMTRARQDFARGNYRWVAMVLKHLVFAEPDNEQARYLLADSLEQLGYQAESGIWRNFYLSGAMELRHGIEYREEVLPDEDIVARVPLQLLFDAMAVRLNGEKAADANIHLNIDMTDTEQKYLVVVQNGVLHGYPDRHSDDPSASLALSSADLRLMFSGLVGAPTLIKDGRLKVSGNPLALIKFGRLFDEFDRNFSLVTP encoded by the coding sequence ATGCGCTCGCTGATACTGATGTGGTTTCTGTCCTTCTTTTTGATAGCCTGTGGTAGTGAGCCGAAAACTCGCACAGAAGCTTTAAATACTGAGATTAAACCCGCCTCCAAGGCAACTATTTCCCATAATAGATCTCTGGCCAAACAATTACCCTTCAGCGATGAAACTGATTTTCTGCTGGCTAAGCGGGGATTTATTGAATCTATTCCCGGCGCACTGGTAAAAAATACCGAAGGCCGGGAAGTCTATGGCCTATCTCAGATGCAGTTTTTACAGGGCAATCCTCCAGACACCGTCAATCCTAGCCTTTGGCGTCAAGCTCAGCTCAACGTCCTGAATAACGGCCTGTTCAAAGTGGTAGATGGTATCTACCAGGTGCGCTCGCTGGATCTGGCCAATATGACCCTGGTGCAGGGAAAAAGCGGCTGGATTGTAATCGACCCTCTCACATCAGCAGAGACCGCAGCTGCAGCTCTTGAGCTGGCCAACAAGGCGCTGGGCGAGCAGCCAGTGAGCGCGGTGATCTTTACCCATAGTCATGCAGACCACTTTGCTGGAATAACCGGAGTGCTTACCAAAGAACAGTTAGCAAGCGGTTCTATCGACATCATTGCACCAGAGGGCTTCGCAGAGGAAGCGATCAGCGAGAATGTTCGCACCGGAAATGTGATGCAACGCCGTGCGTTATACCAGTTTGGCAATTTGCTCCCCTCTAGCCCAGAGGGCTTTGTCTCGTCCGGCTTAGGCAACAGGGTATCCGATGGTGAGCACGGCATCGCCACACCGACGATAGAAATCTCTGAGAATGGTGCAGAGATGAAGGTTGATGGAGTGGATATTGTTTTCATCAACACCCCCGGGGCCGAAGCACCCGCGGAGATTGTGTTTTTCTTCCCCCAATTTAATGCTCTCTGTATGAGCGAGATCGCCAACCATACACTCCACAACATTTACACCCTGCGTGGCGCGAAAACCCGCGATGCCAAAGCCTGGAGCCGCTACATTGAGTATGCTATGGAGAGATTTGGCGACAAAACTGAAGTGGTTTTCAGTAGCCATCACTGGCCTACCTGGGGTAAAAATGAAGCGATGGATTACCTGGCTAAGCAACGGGATCTCTATAAATATATTCACGACCAGACCCTGCGCCTGGCCAATCACGGTTACGATATGGTTGAAGTCGCAGAACGCCTTGAACTGCCCGAAAATCTCTCTCAGGCCTGGGCCAATCGGGGTTACTACGGCACAGTCAATGTTGGGGCCAAGGCTGTTTACAATCGCTATCTGGGTTATTTCGATGGAAACCCGGCAAATCTCCACCCAGTCCCTCAAGAAGAAGCTGCAGAATATTATGTCGATTATATGGGTGGAGAAGAAGCCATTATGACGAGGGCTCGACAGGATTTTGCTCGTGGCAATTACCGCTGGGTTGCCATGGTGTTAAAGCATTTGGTTTTTGCCGAGCCTGATAACGAGCAAGCACGCTACCTATTAGCTGACAGCCTCGAGCAGCTGGGCTACCAGGCAGAATCAGGTATTTGGCGTAACTTTTATCTCTCTGGCGCCATGGAATTACGTCATGGTATCGAATACCGTGAAGAAGTACTTCCAGATGAAGATATAGTAGCGCGAGTCCCCCTACAGTTGCTGTTCGATGCAATGGCGGTACGCTTGAATGGTGAGAAAGCAGCTGATGCAAATATCCATCTGAATATCGATATGACTGACACCGAACAAAAGTACTTAGTTGTTGTACAAAATGGAGTGCTTCACGGCTATCCCGATCGACACAGCGATGACCCTTCTGCCAGCCTCGCTCTTAGTAGCGCAGACTTGCGTCTGATGTTTAGCGGTCTGGTAGGTGCCCCTACCCTAATCAAAGATGGCCGTCTTAAGGTGAGCGGCAACCCTCTTGCATTGATAAAGTTTGGTCGGCTATTTGATGAGTTTGATCGTAATTTTAGCCTTGTAACACCTTAA
- the putA gene encoding bifunctional proline dehydrogenase/L-glutamate gamma-semialdehyde dehydrogenase PutA produces MSTNFAGDLQNARDRAREYLHADENLCVSELLAAPRPSDEMRKKILNTSRALVHHSRQQRSKRGTLDAFLQQFGLSNKEGVALMCLAESLLRVPDADTADKLIAEKVHSGNWSSHRGQSDSLFVNASTWGLMLTGSVVELDPDITERPSHWMKRLVSRIGEPMVRTSMMQAMKIMGGQYVLGRTIKEALKRGPKENLPGTRFSFDMLGEGARTMADAHRYFDAYMMAIEEIGKDNTQRDVVEANGISIKLSALHPRYSVLQRDRVMDELLPQVKRLCVAAAQYDMGLNIDAEEADRLDISLDIFEALARDPEIKEWQGLGFVLQAYQKRAPHVADWLIALGRDTGRKLMVRLVKGAYWDSEIKHSQQMGLPDYPVYTRKCHTDLSYQVCAKKLLEAGDAIYPQFATHNAYTVGLILELANGRTDFEFQRLHGMGHLLYAQIEAVHGKRVPVRVYAPVGAHRDLLPYLVRRLLENGANSSFVNRFMDEATPVEALVQDTLEQSEACNPYRHPQIPVPENIYMGAEALPRKNSHGIELTDPLSVDPLLKELEQQREKHFLGGPIVNGTMGEAEEPVYNPATGEKIGHTANTDKHLIEQAYASATEAQIDWDRQGGKHRADILDRIADLYEDKANELAAIICIEAGRTLNDGISEVREAIDFCRYYANGARQHFSEPTELPGPTGEQNQLYLSGRGTFVCISPWNFPLAIFTGQVVAALAAGNAVLAKPAEQTPIIAAHAVRLMLDAGVPPKVLHLITGTGAAVGKLLIEDPRLGGVAFTGSTETARLINQQLAVKEGPIVPLIAETGGQNVMVVDSTALPEQVVDDVIQSAFLSAGQRCSALRILCVQDVIADNLLNMLKGACEELTLGDPGKLDTDIGPVIDEKALGMLESHRERMAKEAKPLFAFEEAKKPSKGTFFGPQVVEIEDFSVLKRETFGPFLHVVRFKADELEDVIRRINATGYGLTFGLHSRIEGRAHAVFKRINVGNCYVNRDMVGAVVGVNPFGGHGLSGTGPKAGGPHYLFRFASEKTKTINTVATGGNTALFTLGQ; encoded by the coding sequence ATGTCGACAAACTTCGCCGGAGACCTCCAGAATGCCCGGGACCGGGCACGCGAGTATTTGCACGCCGACGAAAACCTCTGCGTGAGCGAGCTGCTGGCTGCGCCACGCCCCAGCGACGAGATGCGCAAGAAAATTCTGAACACCTCGCGCGCACTGGTTCATCATTCACGACAGCAGCGCAGCAAGCGCGGAACGCTGGACGCTTTCCTTCAGCAATTCGGCCTTTCCAATAAGGAAGGGGTTGCATTGATGTGTCTGGCGGAGTCCCTGCTCCGGGTACCAGATGCCGATACTGCCGACAAACTAATCGCCGAGAAAGTGCATTCCGGCAACTGGTCCAGCCATCGTGGCCAGTCCGACTCCCTGTTTGTGAACGCCTCAACCTGGGGCCTGATGCTTACCGGCAGCGTAGTAGAACTGGACCCGGATATCACCGAGCGCCCCTCCCACTGGATGAAACGCCTGGTTAGCCGTATCGGCGAGCCCATGGTTCGCACCTCTATGATGCAGGCCATGAAAATTATGGGTGGCCAGTACGTGCTCGGCCGCACCATCAAGGAAGCATTGAAACGCGGCCCCAAAGAAAACCTTCCGGGTACCCGCTTCTCCTTCGATATGCTGGGCGAAGGCGCCCGCACCATGGCCGACGCCCACCGCTACTTCGATGCCTATATGATGGCTATCGAAGAGATCGGCAAAGACAACACCCAGCGGGATGTGGTTGAGGCCAACGGTATTTCCATCAAGCTTTCCGCCCTGCACCCCCGCTACAGTGTGCTGCAGCGGGATCGCGTAATGGACGAATTGCTGCCCCAGGTGAAGCGTCTTTGTGTCGCCGCAGCCCAATACGATATGGGCCTGAATATCGATGCAGAAGAGGCAGACCGCCTGGATATCTCACTGGATATCTTCGAGGCGCTCGCCCGCGATCCTGAAATAAAAGAATGGCAAGGACTGGGTTTTGTACTCCAGGCCTATCAAAAGCGCGCTCCCCATGTCGCCGACTGGCTGATCGCCCTGGGCCGCGATACCGGCCGCAAGCTGATGGTGCGTCTGGTTAAAGGTGCTTACTGGGATAGTGAAATCAAACACTCCCAGCAAATGGGCCTGCCGGACTACCCGGTATACACGCGTAAATGCCACACCGATCTGTCATACCAGGTCTGTGCGAAAAAACTGTTGGAAGCTGGCGATGCAATCTATCCGCAATTTGCCACCCACAACGCCTACACCGTCGGGCTGATTCTTGAGCTGGCCAATGGCCGCACCGACTTTGAATTCCAGCGCCTGCACGGCATGGGCCACTTGCTGTACGCACAAATTGAAGCGGTACACGGCAAGCGTGTACCCGTACGCGTCTACGCACCCGTAGGGGCACATCGTGACTTACTGCCCTACCTGGTTCGCCGCCTGCTGGAAAACGGAGCTAATAGCTCCTTTGTTAACCGCTTTATGGACGAGGCAACGCCGGTTGAAGCCCTGGTCCAGGACACCCTGGAACAAAGCGAAGCCTGCAACCCCTACCGTCACCCGCAAATTCCTGTCCCGGAGAATATTTATATGGGCGCAGAAGCCCTGCCGCGGAAAAACTCACACGGCATCGAACTGACTGATCCACTCTCCGTTGATCCCCTGCTGAAAGAGCTTGAGCAGCAACGCGAAAAGCATTTCCTCGGTGGCCCTATCGTCAACGGCACCATGGGCGAAGCGGAAGAACCGGTTTACAACCCGGCAACCGGCGAAAAAATTGGCCACACCGCGAATACTGATAAGCACCTGATTGAGCAGGCCTATGCCTCTGCCACTGAAGCGCAGATCGACTGGGATCGCCAGGGTGGAAAACACCGCGCGGATATCCTCGACAGAATTGCCGATCTCTACGAAGACAAAGCCAATGAACTGGCTGCAATTATTTGTATTGAAGCGGGCCGTACCCTAAATGACGGCATTAGTGAAGTGCGCGAAGCTATCGACTTCTGCCGCTACTACGCCAACGGCGCACGCCAGCATTTCAGTGAGCCCACCGAACTGCCCGGCCCTACCGGTGAACAAAATCAGCTGTATTTGAGTGGCCGTGGCACCTTCGTGTGCATCAGCCCTTGGAACTTCCCCCTGGCAATCTTTACCGGCCAGGTGGTTGCCGCACTCGCCGCCGGTAATGCCGTACTGGCCAAGCCCGCAGAGCAAACCCCCATCATCGCTGCACACGCCGTGCGCTTGATGCTCGATGCCGGTGTGCCGCCAAAAGTACTGCACTTGATCACAGGTACCGGTGCCGCAGTGGGCAAACTGCTGATCGAAGATCCCCGCCTGGGCGGTGTAGCCTTCACCGGCTCTACTGAAACCGCACGCCTGATCAACCAGCAGCTGGCAGTGAAAGAAGGCCCGATTGTACCGCTGATCGCCGAAACCGGCGGCCAGAATGTCATGGTCGTAGACTCCACCGCCCTGCCCGAACAGGTAGTAGACGATGTAATTCAATCTGCCTTCCTCAGTGCCGGTCAGCGCTGTTCCGCTCTGCGTATCCTGTGTGTACAGGATGTCATCGCCGATAACCTGTTGAATATGCTGAAAGGCGCGTGTGAAGAACTGACCCTCGGCGATCCCGGTAAACTGGATACCGATATCGGTCCGGTTATCGACGAAAAAGCCCTCGGCATGCTGGAATCCCACCGCGAGCGCATGGCGAAAGAAGCCAAGCCGCTATTTGCATTTGAGGAAGCGAAGAAGCCCAGCAAAGGCACCTTCTTCGGCCCGCAGGTAGTAGAGATTGAAGATTTCTCCGTGCTCAAGCGCGAGACTTTCGGACCTTTCCTACATGTAGTTCGCTTCAAGGCAGACGAGCTGGAAGACGTAATCCGCCGCATTAATGCCACAGGCTACGGCCTTACCTTCGGACTGCACTCCCGCATCGAAGGCCGTGCCCACGCGGTATTTAAGCGTATCAACGTCGGCAACTGCTATGTAAACCGCGATATGGTTGGTGCAGTAGTAGGTGTTAACCCCTTCGGCGGCCACGGCCTATCCGGCACCGGCCCCAAAGCCGGTGGCCCGCACTACCTGTTCCGTTTCGCCAGCGAAAAAACCAAAACTATTAACACTGTTGCCACTGGCGGTAACACTGCACTGTTTACATTGGGGCAATAA
- a CDS encoding Lrp/AsnC ligand binding domain-containing protein, which produces MSRQLEDLDRIDRQILRILQRHGRLPNVELARRVNLSPTPCLERVKRLEREGFIRDYVALLDPLKVHAGLVVYIQVTLNNTATEALEAFNEHVAGLEEVQECHMVAGGFDYLVKIRIKDMLGYRRFLGEKLASVPGVRETHTYVVMEEVKTDTAVAVPDPEPSVKGSRR; this is translated from the coding sequence ATGTCTCGACAGTTGGAAGATCTTGATCGTATTGATCGCCAAATACTGCGAATTCTGCAACGTCACGGCCGCTTGCCGAATGTGGAATTGGCGCGCAGGGTTAACCTTAGTCCCACCCCTTGCCTGGAGCGAGTCAAGCGGCTCGAAAGGGAAGGATTTATTCGCGACTATGTAGCGCTACTCGACCCGCTCAAAGTTCATGCGGGCCTGGTGGTCTATATCCAGGTGACCCTGAACAATACAGCAACTGAGGCATTGGAAGCCTTTAATGAGCATGTGGCTGGACTGGAGGAGGTCCAGGAGTGCCATATGGTTGCCGGCGGTTTTGATTACCTGGTGAAAATCCGTATTAAGGATATGCTGGGTTATCGCCGCTTCCTCGGTGAAAAGCTGGCATCTGTACCGGGAGTAAGGGAAACCCACACCTACGTGGTGATGGAGGAAGTGAAGACTGATACCGCTGTAGCGGTACCGGACCCAGAACCCAGTGTGAAAGGTTCGCGGCGCTAA